The genomic region gaaacaataaaaaaataatatagaagaaaataataaaaattaaagaatattatgtatatataaataaaagtaatgaatTTAATTATTGCATTCCATGAAATGTTATGTTTAGTTATGAAGTTATAGGAAATGAGTGTAAATCAAATTATTGgtgtatttataatttttgtatattatattaacAGTAAACAGATTTTGAGAAAGAGAAAACTACATAACTCATATTTATTACataatatagataaaaaaataagtaattacaatttaaattattcagaTAATATTgaatcaaataataaaatgaaaaaatttacatatagAACTTCGAAAGGAGAaaacaataatattttttcattggAGAATACAAATAATGGTTCGTTTATTCTCTTGCGTTCCAAATTAAAAGAGATGGAATCGGATGATGATAGCGATGATGACGACGATGACGACGATGACGACGAAGATGATGATGATGGCAAAGAAAggagtaataataataataataataataataattatccAATTCCATACACAGCTCTCCCCCCACCCCCTCCACCAGTTCCCCCTCCTCCCCCTCCACCTCAACCAGTAACAGCTTCAACTCTTCTTGGAAATATGGTTACAGCTGGTTTAAAACTTGTAGGTATTTAGTAAAGTActttatgaaattttttaatgttcaaaaatttttttttaaaaatatttttaatacttttacaaaatatatttttgaaaaaactttatttaaattcGTAGTAATTGttctatttataaaaaaattaaagagaaTTCAGTgaatttgaatattttttttttttttaagaatatgtttctttcttttaaacaATAAAGACaggaatttttttaaaacatagaTATTATCAtggaatttttttctataaaattctttattttatttaatttttttttttttatatgtttatCTAAATTTAGAAATATAGAATCCagatttttaaattaaaaaaaaattagtatgAAGTAGAATTTAtcttatatacattttttttataaggtTACTAATAAATGTGCATCTATGgaatattttaagaaaaaaaatatttagctCATGAAATTTTTGAATGGAAGAAAAGCAAGAAATTATTAGAGTAAAGATTCCATTAAATATCTCATTATTATAtcaattaatatattatgtaATTCAATTAAACAAAATGAATTATAGAGATCTTCATTATGCCAAAAGTTCTTATTTTCTTTCATACATTCCCTTAGTTTATTATATGTAAATTATACTAAACATAAGATAGATTTAccaatatatttatatatttttaactaataattttaaatttataagaagataaataaatatctttaaaaaataaaaatgttaaaaggGAATTACTATTTTAATCTCCTTGTTAAGATGAATAAAAAGAGTAAATTAAAAcgagaaataaaattaacaatattataacaaaaaaaaaaaaaaaaaaaaaaatacaaattataATTAGATACATTCcatattcttttatatttttatttttaatgaaaaaataataaatattattaatatatattactcATGTTCCCTATTGTCTAAGTATCATTAAAAATTCCTAATATAACCTTAAATTtgttaaaagaatatttaaataaaaagttagGTTATCTTACAATGTGCAACgtataacaaataaatatattttgtttagctaaagttttaattttataattctacaaaaacaaaaaaacttTTGGAATCacatatacttttattttgctttttttcttataaaaatgCACACGCAAATTATATtagaaacaaaaattttttttacttataaataaaatgtgtGTGCACAAAATTTAGTTTGTGGTGAAATGATGCATATAAAAGTGCATGAACATTTTAGctttttttagaatataaaataattaaggtatttttttattaacatgTTACTAGCACATTATTAATATACACACAAAACAATGCGCTTGAATTCAGTACACggaaattattatatatatatatatgaatacatacattttttatatttaagtaTTTATAACTTGTTTCTCAAATTAGTAAAAACAATACAATAGATTCCATtgaaatttttcatttaaaaaacttaaaatttaaaattaaatattttattatataaaaatattaaaaaaataaaaaaaatattatttgccacaattttttttaagggggaaaaaaagatataattatatacatatacgcatatttattttatgttatatgtgtatatatatattctagtaaatttattttataattctttgttaaaatttttgttgCACCAAAGTAcatacatataatttttaattttaaaaaaaaaagatataatggaaatatttatatacactgaaaaaaaaagatttctATTATATTCACTTCTAAAACATACccataattttcattaaattttacgcgaaaaaagttataatatttttagttgtgtaaaaggaaaaattacACAAAATAAATGTgtccttttttttctcatgATGGTATTTTAAAGTAatgttattaatttttttttctttttttgttacaatttccttttttaaaagaaaaactttcataaaaaaataattaaaaataagagGTCCGTTTTAATATATGCATTACacctttttaaaaaaaagaaaagggggaaagaagatattaatgtactataaaaaaatatgaaagaaaaaaaatgtttcttATAATACAAAGaaagttataaaaatataactcAAAGATAttgcatatatattatttttttacagtttatttcatttgttttttttcatattcttatatattttttgtaattttttttttttttttatatatacgtttgattttattttaagttttaattcattgttttaattagaaattttcaagaatatttattttttttatttttcactaaataattaattatagCATTATAgaataatgtaaataatgCTTATATGAAAGATAAAATTACAGGAAAATATttactttaaatatatatatatatatatatatatacacatatatGCTAGtgaaaagttaaaaaaaaaaaaaaaaagaaatttctatacaaataaaagttttaataaatttagaaaaaaaggatttaataaaagtatataaaaccataatataaaataaaaatgtatacaTACGGTGTAGAAGGGGATGATGGATATTTACAGCAAGCACAATATCCATCACCTTATGAAAATCAATATCAGCAAGATGAAGAGTCTCCAAGTCCTAGAGGGGAAAGTCATACTCCATTTATAGGATATTTTAGTTCTCACTTACTTCGAACaggattttttttacaatgtgtatctttaatattaatgtttatattttattggGCATTTGGTGGAACTGGCATTTTTGTATTTGATTTATATGCAGGACCAGAATGTGTTAAAGTATCAAGTGCATTTCATTTGACTATATCAATCCTAATGGCAATATATCTACTAGGTACATTGTATATAGCAATGTTTCAAGTTTTTGTAGCAGATAATAGTAAATGGTGCAGAGGATTTAGAGCAGGATCTAAACTATTATCAGCAGCTGTGACATTAGATCTTTTGTCTTCAATATTAAGATTGGTTCAGTATTTGTATGCATACttttatatgaatatgaGATGGTGGGCAAGATATCAACAAACAAAATCTGATTGGACCTTATTACATTTTGGTAGTATAGTACATAGTTTTGCCTTGTTTATTTATGGTGCagcttttttttatatggaGGCATATCATGACGAGGGTACTTATGAAGAACTTGCTTGGTCAAATTTAACTTTATTCAAATTAGCAGGATTGGCAggtatattataaatatatttagaaCATAcgataatatataataacatatgacaatttataatatattataataatacataattatataaagtaatataaatacaaggaaatataaatgtatataatgcaattaattgttataataatatattaactaAAAATACAATTTACTAATTGCAAAATAGATAGATGTTATAATTCAATAAgagaataaatattttgtcATAAAATTCCTTATAGTATATGactattaattatatatatatatatatattattttagtgattgaataaaaaatatttaattaatgtaGTAACGAATAcctaaatgataataataatgacaataacaataatttaagttttattattaataatgcTAAAAGTTTATTActaaagtttttatttttgttagatataaataaaaaaaaaaaacttcaTATTTTACactataatataaatatttatataaaagtattatatgataatatagtatattatttaaagtaTTCACGtaaatgtaataaatatgaagaatattttttcatatatatttatcattaaaatttttgtcTCTTTTTTTAGAGTTGTTAATGGTATTTTCTGGTTTTGGAGCTTTTTTCTCTATATTGTTATTGGGTGCAATAATATGTGCAACAATTTGGGCTTTTTCTTTTGAGCCTCTATTAGAAAAATGGTCTCCAGAATTACACAGCAGGGATATAAATGCAGATGTATTAccggaaataaaaaatgatgatgACCAAGGTGGATATAACGAAGAAAGTGCTTATGCACCTTATAATGTAAACCCAGAGAATATGGAATATGGAGAAGAAATGGTTCAGCAAAATATGAATGAAAATTATGTTGAAGGTAATGCGTATGACCCCAATATGTATGGTCAGAATGATGGAATACCAACTACATATGATTATTCACAAATAGAAGGACAAATACAACAAAATGCTGAAATGGGAGTGTCTGAGAATAATTACCCAAAAAATGGGCAATATTGAAGCcttaaaacaaataaatacttaaaaaaaataaaatataaatacattaaataaagtaaatatagtaaatatgaaaattttaataaaatatatataataaaagaattataataaataaaatatttttaacataATACATTTTGATAAAACCAAATTATAAcaattgttttttatttatatgaatattaatagcataattttatttatttattttttttttttttttatttttttatttatttatttatttatttttttttttttttttttattatcattattattattacattaagtacaattaaaatttatagaataaatattataaaaattacattttatttttattgcaTTCATGCTTATAATgaaaacttttattttttataatccttatatatatacacatgaatatattttttttttataatattttgttattatcACAAtttaactatatatatatttatatatacttagTAAATATTGTTTATTGATATAAGAAATAGTATacttatatgtatatatctACAtgtgtataaatatatatatgtacatacatataaaataacaatatagttttattttgttttcatAAGAATAAATATTCTTCTGTATTTAAATGCTGTGgcaattttatttgtttaaattttttcagatattataattatcacATTGaatgttttaataataaaaatatatattgtcTTTATAAAGAATACATGGAAATACATTAAAAAGCATTTAtacttaatattttttataagaatgTAAAagtaattaaagaaaataaaaaaaaatcagagGAGTAATATTACCAAAGATAGAATAATAAAGaacatagaaaaattaatttaagaataaaaaactaaattattaaaataagcccatgaaaaaaatttgcGAACGAttaaaattcttaaaaaaatatgccattagaaaaaaatgaagttctaaataaaaaaggttACTACATATGCATATAGACAccttaaattttaaaaaaaaattacctttttatactatattttttaaatttacaaTAATTTTCATGTAATATCATAATTAAATCAGtaatatatacaataaaattaattgatatttaataaattcaattatataaaaaaataatggttattaaattataaaatactcctttaatttttgacattttttctgttttgtgtttttttttttaagtaatatATAGCAAAATGTAAATtgaaaagtaaaatattttgaaaaaaataactttttttctatataataaaaaataatttcatttattaattagaaaaaaaaattcactactaaaaaaaaaattttaaatgataacttcgtatttttttttccttttttaaaaaaattttacatgGTAGTATAAAGGTAAATAGGAGAAATtaagatataaaattttttatttattcattaaacaatgattattttaatattagaattttttttctatttaaattGATGTAAATTCTCTCTTAAACTTggttatataataaaaaaaaaaataaaatcaataattcttcaaagaaaaaaaaagaaccatctattatgtatatataaattaattacaaTGTatcttataatttaaaaaaaatatatatattttttttttatactttttattatattttactttgcagaataaaaaaatttaattgtatatttttataaaattatataaaaaattgtaatttacaaaattatgtattaattttaacaaaaatactaaaattaaaataaaaaattcatattttatttcttttttgttctattataaaaaagatagtTACAAATTTGtgg from Plasmodium relictum strain SGS1 genome assembly, chromosome: 5 harbors:
- the AARP gene encoding asparagine-rich protein, putative; this encodes MSVNQIIGVFIIFVYYINSKQILRKRKLHNSYLLHNIDKKISNYNLNYSDNIESNNKMKKFTYRTSKGENNNIFSLENTNNGSFILLRSKLKEMESDDDSDDDDDDDDDDEDDDDGKERSNNNNNNNNNYPIPYTALPPPPPPVPPPPPPPQPVTASTLLGNMVTAGLKLVGI
- the GAPM2 gene encoding glideosome associated protein with multiple membrane spans 2, putative encodes the protein MYTYGVEGDDGYLQQAQYPSPYENQYQQDEESPSPRGESHTPFIGYFSSHLLRTGFFLQCVSLILMFIFYWAFGGTGIFVFDLYAGPECVKVSSAFHLTISILMAIYLLGTLYIAMFQVFVADNSKWCRGFRAGSKLLSAAVTLDLLSSILRLVQYLYAYFYMNMRWWARYQQTKSDWTLLHFGSIVHSFALFIYGAAFFYMEAYHDEGTYEELAWSNLTLFKLAGLAELLMVFSGFGAFFSILLLGAIICATIWAFSFEPLLEKWSPELHSRDINADVLPEIKNDDDQGGYNEESAYAPYNVNPENMEYGEEMVQQNMNENYVEGNAYDPNMYGQNDGIPTTYDYSQIEGQIQQNAEMGVSENNYPKNGQY